CGACTGCCCGTGCATCAGCCGCGCCCGTGCAGCCGGCTGCGGAGCTCCTCCCACTGCGAGTCGAGGCGAGGCGGCCGCCGGAGGCGGGGGTCGCCGGCTGCCTCGGAGTACAGCCGACGTTCGCGGGAGAGCACCATCGCCCGGTTCAGCAGGAAGGACGCCTCGATCCCGGCGTCGCGGACCAGGGTCTCGACCGCGTCCTGAGCGCCGGGGGTGGCGGCGAACAGGGTGTGCGACATCGCCAAGTCGAATCCCGGCAGGAACAGGCCGGTGAACTCGAAGTCCAGGAGCACGCGGTCACCCGACTCGGTGAGTACCAGGTTGGCGGGCAGCGGGTCGCCGTGTTGGACCTGCCGCAGCGGCGGTTGTCCGGCAGGCAGCGCGTGCAGGGCCGCCCGGTCGGCGGCGTCGAAGAACCCGGCGCGGTGATGACGCTCCACCCGCTCGCGGTAGTCGAACACGTTCAGCCGCACGTCCCGAGGCGGCGTCCAGGAGGCGAACCCGGTGACCGTGTGGAGCAGCGCGTGCGGAACCTCGGTGGGCACCGGCCGCTCGGGATGCCCCTCGGTGTCCAACCGGCCTGCCCGCGACGTACTCGACGACCAGGACGCCGCGGCCGTCGGCATGGAGCAGCGCGGGCACCCGGATCGGCGGCGGATGCTGTCTGAACGCCTGGTAGAGCCGCGTCTCGTGGTCGAATCTCGCCTGCCAGACCGGGTCGTCGGTGCGCAGCAGCTTGATCACCGCGGGCACGCCGCCACGACGGCCGAGCACGAGCAGCGACTTGTCGCCCGCGGACAGCACCTCGCTCGGCACGACACCACCGAGGTCGACGCCGCTCAGGTCGTCGGGCAGACCGGCCATCCGGTTGTCCTCTCCGCCGAGATCGCACGAGGCCGGTCGCCCGGCATTCCGAAGCGAATCTCGGATCATCAGCCTGCCGGTGTGTCCGGAGGCCTCCGCGTTGCCACGGAGCATGCGCGGTCGCGGGCTGCCCACCGCCGGTACCGCCACCACGCGGAGACCCGGTCGTGCGGGCACCGGCGGCTGGGGTGTAGGCCACGGTGCCTCGGGTACGCAGTACTGCCGCCGGGAGCCCTCGGCTGGCAAGCCGACCCGAAGGGGGCCCGCGTGTTCCGTCACACGAAGCTTCTGCAGTTCGAAGCCAAGCCGGAGAAGCCCGACGCGGCCTACGCACGCAAACTACAGGAGCTGATCGGCGGAGCGTACGGCGAGATGACGGTGACGATGCAGTACCTGTTCCAGGGCTGGAACTGCCGCATCGAGGGCAAGTACAAGGATTTGATCATGGACACGGCCACGGAGGAGATCGGGCACGTCGAGATGCTCGCCACCATGGTCGCCAGGCTCTTGGAGGGCGCACCCGCGACCGTGATGGCCGAGGCGGTGCAGGACCCGGTGACCGCCGCCGTCATCGGCGGCATGGACCCGCAGCAGGCGATCATCGCGGGGGGCGGCGCGCTGCCGAACAACAGTCAGGGCGTTCCGTGGAACGGCGCCTACATCGTGGCGAGCGGCAACCTGTTGGCCGACTTCCGGGCGAACGCGGCGGCCGAGGCGCAGGGCAGACTGCAGACGGCCAGGCTGTACAACATGACCGACGATCCCGGCGTCCGCTCCATGCTGCAGTTCAACCTCGCCCGGGACACCGTCCACCAGAAGCAGTGGCTCGCGGCGATCGAAGAGCTGGAGGAGGACGGCCTGGAGACTCCGATCGCGCCCAGCGCCCTGTTCGACGAAGAGGATCAGGTGCACAACAACACCGTCTGGCGGCTGTCGGACGGCCACGACGGGAGCAAGGGCGGTTGGAGCAGCGGCCCCGACGGCATCGAGTACCTGAAAGACCCCCGGCCGCTCGGCGGACCGGGGACGGCGCCGAAGCCCGACCCCGCGCTGTACGGCACCTACGAGCCGGTGCGCGACGCGATGGGGACCATGAAAGGGAAGGCGAAAGAGGTCAAGAACCGGCTGACCGGGAAGAACCGTTGACGGTGTGATCGTCGTCGAAGCCCGTCCGCGGCGACGGGCAGGCACCGAGGATCGTTCGCACGCCGCCGTCGGGATGATTCGGCGATGGGCACGACGACACCGTGGGGCGGTGGCCGTCTGCCCCGCCGAACCACACGATGACGGACGGCGGCGGCGCGGATGACGACACCGGTGGCGGTGGCAGTGGCACCGGCGGCGACGCTGTCGGCTCGGCGATGAGGCGACCTGGCAGGCGCGACGGCGACGGGGCGACGCTCACCCGTCGCGGTGCGATCTCCGCGAGGGCGGTCCCGGCCTGTCGCCCAGGGCCGGCCTCCGGCGTGTCCGGCATCGAGCGCGGTCGCCGGGGCGTCGGTCGGGCACGGCCTGGGTACCTCAGTGACGTCGTGACCGCGAAGGAGGTCGTCATGTCCGAAGAGTCCGCCGCCGAGGTCGTGGTGTACGAGAACGGGCCGCTGGTGCTCCGCGGCGACGTGGCGATCGTGGGTCAGGACGGCGCCCCCGTCGACGCGCGCCGCCGGACGGTCGCCCTCTGCCGGTGCGGCCGATCCGCGGTGAAGCCCTTCTGCGACGGCAGCCACAAGGTCGTCCACTTTCGCGCGCCGGGGCAGGGCCTCCGCTGACCGGCCCCGGTCGACGAGCTCCGGCGGGCCACGTGCGTGCCCCGGACTCCACGGCCTGCCCGCCTGTCCCCGGCCGTGTCCCCTCGCCTCGACCGGACGTGCGAGCCCGCAGGCGGGCCGGCGGAACACCAGGTCGGCGAGCTCGGCCTGCCCGTATGCGGCGACGCGGTCGTAGGAGCGAGCCCACTGACGTTCGTCGACGTGGATGTCGGTCTCCAGGCCGACCGCTCGCCGACCCGGTGGTGCCCCGTGTCCGACGTCGGTCACGCCGCCACGGAGATCGGCCCGGACAGCGAGGAGGCACCGTCCGCCCAGCTGCGCAGCAGCCGCGCCGCCAACAGGCCGTCGAACATCAGCGCGGTCGCCGCGCCGAACACCACGTCCGCCCGAAGGTCGGGCTGCTCCCGTACCAGGCTTCCGCAGAGGTCGTGCGCGGCCAGCTGCTCGTGGACGGAGTCGGCCTCCACGTGCTCGTCGAAGAAGAACACCGCCTCGTCGTCCAGCCCGAGTCTGCGCATGCCTGCGGCGATCCGCCTGCTCGGCACGGAGGAGGTCATCTCGAACGCCGCCAGATGGCCCACCAGCGCGCCGCGCAGCCGTCGGTGCAGGCCGAAGAGGGAGATGGCGTTGTTCAACGCCAGGGTGGTCGCAGGCACGACGTCGACGTAGGCCAGGTAGGCGTCATCGAGCCCGACGCCGCGCATCGTCGCGCGAAACAGCTCCGAGTGCATCCGCTCCGGCCTGCCCCCGCCGTACTCGTCGGCCTGGATCTCCACCAACGCGGCCTTGGCCGGTCCAAACAGCCGAGGGATGGCCCAGCTGTGCGCGTCGGCCTCCTTGAGCTGGTACATGGACCGGTGGATCAGGAACTCCCGAAGCTGCTCAAGGGTGCCGTCCTGCTGGAGGTAGGCCGCCACCGACGGCGAGTCGTCGGCCGCCGCCAAGGCGAAGAGCCGTGCGGGCAACTCCTCCTCCGAAGGTTCCGGAACAGAGATCCGCGCGCGCAGGGCCGCCTCGAATCGACGTTCGGCGGCGGCCCGCACCGCGAGCAGCGACGGGGCCCACTCCCACCGCTCGTCGACGCCCGCGAACCCCCGATAGTGCAGCTCGTAGGCGATGAAGAGCGTCAGTTGCAGGTCCTCGTCGGCCTCGGCGGCCTCGACCTCTTCGGCGGCACACCAGCTCGTCTGCGGAACGGAGAACTCGTGCGGTGGTCGACGCAGCTCCTCGATCACCTGAGCACTGATCTCACCTCGGGCGGACGGCAACCTGAGCATCGGGGGGCCCTTCGACGTGGGGGCTGGGCGACACCTGGACGTACCCGGAGAAGCGGCGGACAAACCGTCGGCGGCTCGCGGGTCGAGCCCCCGCGTGAAGACACGCGCACGCCGGTGGCCGGGAGGTCGGCTTCGAGGGGAACACGCGCCACGACGAAGGGGCTGCGGCATCCGACGAAGGGGCGCGGTCGACAGACTCGACGGGACGATCGCGCGCCCCGGCACTGCGCTCCGCAAGGCCACGGCACCCACGCGGCCGCCGCCCAGCCGCCGAACATGCCGGTCGAGCCCCCTTCGGTGACACGGCCCACCTCGCCGCCGGGTCGAGCCGCGCCGTCACGGCACACAAGGTCTGCTGATCCTCGATCACGACCGTCGCGCCGATCCCACTGACGGGAGAAGGACCATGCGACGTCGACGACGCAGGACCGGGCCGGGTGCGAGAGGAACGACGGTCTCGGAGGAGTGCACCCGCTGACACCGCGGCGACTTCGCCCGTCCCGACGTCGTGAGCTGCTGCACCGTCGGCTCCACACCGTCACCCACGGCGGTCCCGGCGGCGTGGCCGTGTGGCGGCCCGGCGCCCGGCGATGTGACGGCCCGACGGAGTGGCGGCCCGGCGGAGTGGCGGCCCAGCGGCACGGCGGCACGGCGGCCCAGCGGCACGGCGGCCGGCTGCGTGGCGGCTGGCGGCGTGGCGGCGTGGCGGAGTGGCGGCCCGGCAGAGTGGCGGCCCAGCGGCGGGGCGCGGGCCTCGCAGTCGCTCCGGCGGCGGATGGTGCCCGCGGGCGGCCGGTGGGAGTGCCGGGTGAGCGCTGGCCGCGGCCGCAGGCGGAGTCTTCCGTTGGTACCGGCCGCAGGCAGTCGGTGTGGATCGGCGGCCGCCGTCAACGTGCCGCCTTCGGCAGGCGGGGTGCCGACGGGAATGTGGTCGTCTGCCGGCGACGGCAGCCCGTGGCAGCTGCCGGTCGACCAGTTGCCGGTGGCGCCTGCCGACAACGCCCGCCGGTTACCGACGGCCGGCAACCCTGCGGGTCTCACGCAACCAGTGGCATCGACTGGACCGCCGGCTGTCAGCGGCACCCGCAGACCACACGCCACCAGTGGCATCAGCCGGTCGCCCGCTGCCAGCAGTACCTGCGACCGGTGGCGCCGACGTCGATCGACACACGCCCCGGTGCATCCGCGAGCGGTCGGCGGCGAACCGTCCCTCAGTCCTCCGCCGGGGCCAGCCGCCGATAGAAGTGGAAGGCCGTCGACTCGGATTCCGCTGTCCGCCAGTGCCTGCCGAGCAGCATCGGCAGCGGAGCGCCGTCCTCGAGGACGGTGAAGCCGTGTCGGGCGAGGAATCCGCGAAGCGGCTCGGTCTGTTGATCGACGGCGACACGGCCGAACCAGACCCGGACGCCGCGGTCCCGCAGCCGACGGCTCAGGTCCGTCAACAGCAGGCCTCCGATCCCCTGCCCGCGGGCCTCCGGCAGGACGGCCAGCCGCTGAAGCTGACTGTGCCGATCGAGCACCGGGCCGAAGTCGAGCTCGCGTGGCAGCCTCTTTCCCGCCATCAGTTGCAAGGCACCCCCTACCGCGATCTGGGCGCGGCAGCTGAGCGCGGCGCCGAGCAGTCGGCCGGTCTCGGGATCGTGATAGCGCAGCACGACCGGGGCGTAGAGCTCGTCAAGCTCGGTCATGGGCACGGTGTCGGGTGCGGTCCCGGGCGCGACGGCGGTGAGGAGATCGAGCACGTCGCGGCGGCTGTCGTCGGTGGCGGCCTCGGAGATCATGCCGAGAGTGTCGCCCGGAGTCGTCATCGCGCTCCACCCGGCCTGCGGCGACGATCGGCCGGGCGCGGACCCCGCCGCCGCTGCGCCTCCCACACCGCCTGACCAGGAATCAGCGCGGGCAGCACCATCCGCCCGGCAGCACCGGGACGGTTCGCACCGCGTCCGGCACCCGGCTGCCGCCGAGAACGGGGATCGACGTCGTACTGATGACCTGTCGCCGTGGTCACCGACCGGGGTGGTCTGGTGGCCTCCACGGGCCACGGCAGTGGCCCACGGACCGAAGAGGTCTTCTGTCGGCGAGGCGATCTCCCACGCCGAGGACTCCCCACGCCGGAATGGTCTCCACACTCCAGAACAGCAATCCACAGACCAGAACGGTCTCCGGGTCGGCCAGGCGACCTACCCACGCCGAGGGTTCCCCCACGCCGGAATGCTCTCCGCACTGGAGAACGCTGCTCCACGGACTCCAGCGATCTCCCCATCGGCGGGGTCGTCTATGCCGCCGGGTGGTCACCGAAGCGAGCCGGCCCGCCCGTGCCACGGCAGCCGTCGGACACGGTCACGCATCGCGGGTGCGGGACGCGTCTCCTCAGGGCTGCTCATCATCGAGTCGGATGATCGCGTCGACGACGGCGGCGACGTCGGAGCGCCGCATCGGCGTGGCGTCCATCGCGTCATGGATGGTGAGCCCCTCGATCAGCGCGTCGAGGGCGCGTGCCGTACGCGCGGTGAAGTGCATGCTCAGGCTGGCCCGGCTGGCCGCCATCCAGTCCCGCATCACCTCGACGAGCTGCGGCCGCCGCAGGGCGTATGCGTAGAGCTCCAGGGTGAGCCGCATCTCTCGCGGCGTGCCGTACGCCGCGCCGGAGATGATCTCCACCACCGCGGCACCCGCCTGCTGTCGGTCTCGTGCCTGGCTGATGAGGTCGCGGTAGCGAGTCGACATCGCGCTGGTCAGCCGGCTGAAGGCCTCGAAGAGGACCTCGTCCATGCCGGTGAAGTAGTAGCTCATGGAGCCGAGCGGGACTCCCGCCGCCTCGGCGATCCGGCGGTGCGTCGTGCCCGCCACCCCGCGCTCGGCGATGACGTCGAGAGCCGCCTCGATGATCCGGTCACGCCGTTCCGGATCGGGCGGCCTGCGGGCGGGAGGGGCCACGGCGACACTCCTCGATCGGTCACGGTCGCCGAGATCTTCTCACGTGCTGTTCCGGTGGGTACACTTCGCGAGTGTACGTTTGTACACTCGCCGGATCGGTCGCCCGGCCCCGAGCCGCCGGCTCCGCCGCCTCTTCCGTCCGCTCACCGCGACAGAAAGCCGTTCATGGACCTCGTCCTGCGCAGACGCCGCTCCGCCCTGCTCCTCGCCTTCTTCATTCCCGGCATCTCCATGTCGTCCTGGATCACTCGCACCCCCGCGATCCGAGACATCCTCGGCGCGTCGACCAGCGAGATGGGCCTGGTGCTGTTCGGTCTGTCCGTCGGCTCGATGTCGGGCATCCTCAGCGCGGGCCTGCTGGTACGCCGCTTCGGGACGCGCCCCGTGGCCGCCGTCGGCCTGACGCTGATGATCGTGGGCATGGCCACGATCGCGCTCGGCGCCGTGACCTCGGTCGCCGTCGTCGTCGCGGCAGGACTCGCCTTCTTCGGCGGCGGAATGGGCTCCGCGGAGATCGCGATCAACATCGAGGGTTCGGTCGTCGAACGGATACAGGGGCGTCCGCTGCTCACCACCCTGCACGGCTGCTTCAGCCTCGGCACCGTCGCAGGCGCGGTCGCGGGCATCGCGCTCACCGCGGCCGACTTCCCGGTGGCGTTGCACCTGTCGTTGATCGCGCTCATCACGATCCCGGCGGCGGTCTGGGCCGTGCGCGCCATCCCGGCAGGCACGGGCATCGGGGCTCGCACCCCCGAGGCTCCCTCGACACCAAGGGCTTCGGCAGCGATCTGGCGAGACTCCCGGCTGGTGTTGATCGGCCTCATCGTGCTGGCGATGGCCCTCGCCGAGGGCGCGGCGAACGACTGGCTTCCCCTCCTCATGGTGGACGGCCACGGCTTCGACGCCACGGCGGGCTCGCTGATCTTCGCCGGCTTCGCCGCGTCGATGACCATCGGACGCTTCTCCGGCGGGTTCTTCCTGAGCCGCTTCGGTCGGGTCGCCGTCGTGCGAGCGAGCGCCGTCTTCGGCGTGATCGGGCTGGCGCTGGTGATCTTCGCCGAGCATCCCGGCCTCGCGGGGGCGGCCGTGGTCTTCTGGGGTCTGGGCACCTCCCTGGGCTTTCCGATCAGCATCTCGGCGGCGGGCGACTCCCCGCATGATGCGGCGCGGCGCGTCAGCGCCGTGGCCACCACGGGCTACGTCGCCTTCCTCGTCGGACCACCACTGCTGGGTTTCCTCGGCGACGAGTACGGCCTGCGTGGGGCGATGGTCGTCGTACTGACGTTCGTCCTCGCCGCCGTCTTCCTCGCCCCCGCCGTCCGGCCCACGCGTTCACCATCCGCGGGTCAGCGCACTGACACCCCGTCAGGTGAGGACGACGTCAGGACGACGTCAGACTGATGTCCCTCAGCCGAACAGCTTCCCCAGCCGAACCCTGGCGGCGGGCCGGGCGAGGAGCCGCACCAGCCGGACGACCTCCTCCGGCGAGCGCCGCTCGCGCCCTCCTGCCTCGCGACCTCCGTTCCTCGGTCCCGTTCCTCGGCCCCATTCCTCGGTCCCGTTGCTCGGTCCGGTTCCTCGGCTCCCCGGTGATCCGGGCTGTGACACGATCGGCTCTCCCGGTGTGAGGAGGGCACGATGAAGCTGGGCGAGGCGCTCGCGGCGCGGGCGGAGGCGACACGGCGGATCGAGCAGCTGCGAGCCCGAATCGTCGACAACGCCCGTTACCAGGAGGGTGAGGCCCCGTCAGAGAACGCCGCCGATCTACTCGGCGAAGCCGAGGAGGCCTGCGCCGAGCTGGAGTCGCTGATCCGTCGGATCAACCGCACCAACTCCGTGACCCGGTTGGGCGACGGCACGATCACCGACGCGCTCGCACGACGCGACGGCTTGCGACTGCGCCACAGCGTCATCACCGACGCCGCCGATGCGGCGGCCGGGCGGCGGGACCGCCGAGGGGGCGCGCGACAGCTTCGTTCCGAGCTGATGTTCCTGGCCGCGCTGCCCGTCGCCGACCTGCGGGCGCAGGCGGATCGGATCGCACGGGAGATCCGCGCGGTGGACGTGGCGATCCAGCGGAGCAACTGGGAGGTCGACCTGCTGGACTGACCGGCGGGGCGACTGTCGGCAGCAGCGAGTAGTCGCCCGAGAAGCGAACACCAGCCGAGGGTCGGCGGTCTTCCGACTCCCTCCTGGCGCGCGGCGGGCAGTGCCGGGGTTCGACTCCCCGAAGAACCAGGCAGCCCAGCACCTCGCACAGGCGAACGGCGTACGCCGTACCTCTCATCACCAGGTGTTGGTCTCGGACGACGAGGGCGGGGCAGGGGCATCCTGCCGACAGCGGACATGCGGCGTGGACGGAGCAGCACGGCGACGGCGAGGAGAACCGGGACGAGGACCGAGGTGACCAGGCGAATGACCATGACACGACTATCGAACATCTGTTCTATTCAGGCAAGATATCGATCGGGTGGACTCCGGCCCCGCCCCATCGCGATGCCCTGAAGCAGCGACGGAGGAACAGGCTCGATGACCACGCGTGATCGTGTGCTCGCCCATGTCCGGGAGCGCGGTGCCCTCGATGTGGAGCCGCTGGGAGCGGGCATGGAAGGCGAGGTGTTCCGGCTCGGGGGCGGGCTGGTCGGCACGGTGTGGTTCGACCGCTCGGCCGAAGGGTGCCGACGCCTCGGCGACCTCTACCGCGAGGTCGCCGCGGCTGGCCTGCCGTTCGCGACGCCCGAGATCCTCGACGTCGCCGAGGTCGACGGCTCGGTCGTGACCACGGAACGGCTCCTGTCGGGCATCCCGTTGCGCACCGCGGTCGAGACGGGCGCGCTGAGCGTTCCCGCCGCCCTCGAAGCGACGGCCGAGGTGGTCACCGCCCTCGGCACGACCACGGCGGGGCCTGCCGCACGGGCCATGGGCCTGTTCGGCTCCACCGCGTCGCCGTGGGCGGGAGCCGAATCCTGGCCCGCCGCGCCGGCGGCGACGATCGGCGATCGGATCGCGCTGCACGGCCGCGTGCTGCGGTCCGCCGTCCACGACTTCGACACGCTGGTCACGACGTTGCTCGCCCGCATCGCCGACCTGCGGCCCGGCCGGGACGCGATCGTCCACGGTGACGTCTGCCCGGAGAACGTCCTCGTCGACGACGCGGGCCGGGTCGTCGGCCTGGTGGACTGAGGATTCCTCAGCACGGCGGGCGACACGGCCTTCGACGCGGCGACGGGGGCAGGGTTCTTCGACATGTACGGCCCCCGCGCCGCCGAGTACGACGACGTCCTGCTCCGCCGGTTCGTCACGCGGTCGGGTCACTCCCGGGAGCTGCTCCTGCTGTACCGCGCCGCCTACGCCGTGCTGGGCGCGAACAGCTACGCCGCCGACGGGACCGACGGGCACTTCGCCTGGTGCGCGGCCGTGCTCGCCCGACCCGACGTCCGCGAACTCCTGTGCTGAGCACGGCCGGACCGTGCGAGGCGCGACGCCGACGCAAGGGCGTCGACGGACCGGTTTTCGAGGATGCCGAGCGGCTCAAGACGAGTCGACCTCGACCTGAAGTGGTCTGGGCGGCACCTCAGGCCGTACTCGCCGTCCTCCCGACGGCCGGCCGTCGGGAGCGATGCCGCTCGGCATCTCTTCGTGCACCCGGCCCACCCGCCAGGGGGTCGCGGGCGGGCCCGGGCGTTCTAGGAGGTGACGTCGTCGGCGACGTTCTCCCCGGGTTCCTGCTGTTCCTCCTCCTTGCCCAACGGCGGTACGTCCTTGAGCCGGACGAGGACGAGGACGGCGATCGCGGCGAGGATCGCGGCGCTCACGCCCGCGAACACGTTCAGCCCGAACGTGAACG
This genomic stretch from Actinoalloteichus hoggarensis harbors:
- a CDS encoding DIP1984 family protein; protein product: MKLGEALAARAEATRRIEQLRARIVDNARYQEGEAPSENAADLLGEAEEACAELESLIRRINRTNSVTRLGDGTITDALARRDGLRLRHSVITDAADAAAGRRDRRGGARQLRSELMFLAALPVADLRAQADRIAREIRAVDVAIQRSNWEVDLLD
- a CDS encoding manganese catalase family protein, whose product is MFRHTKLLQFEAKPEKPDAAYARKLQELIGGAYGEMTVTMQYLFQGWNCRIEGKYKDLIMDTATEEIGHVEMLATMVARLLEGAPATVMAEAVQDPVTAAVIGGMDPQQAIIAGGGALPNNSQGVPWNGAYIVASGNLLADFRANAAAEAQGRLQTARLYNMTDDPGVRSMLQFNLARDTVHQKQWLAAIEELEEDGLETPIAPSALFDEEDQVHNNTVWRLSDGHDGSKGGWSSGPDGIEYLKDPRPLGGPGTAPKPDPALYGTYEPVRDAMGTMKGKAKEVKNRLTGKNR
- a CDS encoding CDGSH iron-sulfur domain-containing protein — protein: MSEESAAEVVVYENGPLVLRGDVAIVGQDGAPVDARRRTVALCRCGRSAVKPFCDGSHKVVHFRAPGQGLR
- a CDS encoding GNAT family N-acetyltransferase, whose translation is MTTPGDTLGMISEAATDDSRRDVLDLLTAVAPGTAPDTVPMTELDELYAPVVLRYHDPETGRLLGAALSCRAQIAVGGALQLMAGKRLPRELDFGPVLDRHSQLQRLAVLPEARGQGIGGLLLTDLSRRLRDRGVRVWFGRVAVDQQTEPLRGFLARHGFTVLEDGAPLPMLLGRHWRTAESESTAFHFYRRLAPAED
- a CDS encoding iron-containing redox enzyme family protein, coding for MLRLPSARGEISAQVIEELRRPPHEFSVPQTSWCAAEEVEAAEADEDLQLTLFIAYELHYRGFAGVDERWEWAPSLLAVRAAAERRFEAALRARISVPEPSEEELPARLFALAAADDSPSVAAYLQQDGTLEQLREFLIHRSMYQLKEADAHSWAIPRLFGPAKAALVEIQADEYGGGRPERMHSELFRATMRGVGLDDAYLAYVDVVPATTLALNNAISLFGLHRRLRGALVGHLAAFEMTSSVPSRRIAAGMRRLGLDDEAVFFFDEHVEADSVHEQLAAHDLCGSLVREQPDLRADVVFGAATALMFDGLLAARLLRSWADGASSLSGPISVAA
- a CDS encoding MFS transporter, which codes for MGTLRECTFVHSPDRSPGPEPPAPPPLPSAHRDRKPFMDLVLRRRRSALLLAFFIPGISMSSWITRTPAIRDILGASTSEMGLVLFGLSVGSMSGILSAGLLVRRFGTRPVAAVGLTLMIVGMATIALGAVTSVAVVVAAGLAFFGGGMGSAEIAINIEGSVVERIQGRPLLTTLHGCFSLGTVAGAVAGIALTAADFPVALHLSLIALITIPAAVWAVRAIPAGTGIGARTPEAPSTPRASAAIWRDSRLVLIGLIVLAMALAEGAANDWLPLLMVDGHGFDATAGSLIFAGFAASMTIGRFSGGFFLSRFGRVAVVRASAVFGVIGLALVIFAEHPGLAGAAVVFWGLGTSLGFPISISAAGDSPHDAARRVSAVATTGYVAFLVGPPLLGFLGDEYGLRGAMVVVLTFVLAAVFLAPAVRPTRSPSAGQRTDTPSGEDDVRTTSD
- a CDS encoding TetR/AcrR family transcriptional regulator, whose product is MAPPARRPPDPERRDRIIEAALDVIAERGVAGTTHRRIAEAAGVPLGSMSYYFTGMDEVLFEAFSRLTSAMSTRYRDLISQARDRQQAGAAVVEIISGAAYGTPREMRLTLELYAYALRRPQLVEVMRDWMAASRASLSMHFTARTARALDALIEGLTIHDAMDATPMRRSDVAAVVDAIIRLDDEQP
- a CDS encoding aminoglycoside phosphotransferase family protein encodes the protein MTTRDRVLAHVRERGALDVEPLGAGMEGEVFRLGGGLVGTVWFDRSAEGCRRLGDLYREVAAAGLPFATPEILDVAEVDGSVVTTERLLSGIPLRTAVETGALSVPAALEATAEVVTALGTTTAGPAARAMGLFGSTASPWAGAESWPAAPAATIGDRIALHGRVLRSAVHDFDTLVTTLLARIADLRPGRDAIVHGDVCPENVLVDDAGRVVGLVD
- a CDS encoding phosphotransferase family protein, with amino-acid sequence MDTEGHPERPVPTEVPHALLHTVTGFASWTPPRDVRLNVFDYRERVERHHRAGFFDAADRAALHALPAGQPPLRQVQHGDPLPANLVLTESGDRVLLDFEFTGLFLPGFDLAMSHTLFAATPGAQDAVETLVRDAGIEASFLLNRAMVLSRERRLYSEAAGDPRLRRPPRLDSQWEELRSRLHGRG